A single genomic interval of Aureliella helgolandensis harbors:
- a CDS encoding bifunctional folylpolyglutamate synthase/dihydrofolate synthase translates to MPHDVAPDSTKKSTPISPTPPNDRATQEYVAAQDYLYGRINYEKIGHTPYNQGNFRLDRMRQLLELLDAPQRDFPIIHVAGTKGKGTTATLLADGLRGCGRRVGLYSSPHLLHLEERIQVQARPCTPADTIQLTDQVRLAGETLERSGCGLPTFFELTTAMALLHFSQSKVDCAVLEVGLGGRLDSTNVCTPLLSIITSISLDHQAQLGNTIREIAGEKAGIIKPHVPVICTARHPEARARIAEQAAECQAPLYQLERDFSLQWERVPCSPAHAAPSNAPHAVMEFLAEQPPLSGLNGTRWQTQLLGRHQGDNLAGAVAACGLLRQLGWDLPAAPLRAALATSRPRGRLETVNWRPLSIIDTAHNPASIAAGLQALAEHFPKRSIRVVLATSQDKDFRSILRLLLPACKSIHLTAFQGNPRALPIEELENAATALRTELAGENLAQLHTAPTPALAWAQAQELTGPQELVYGTGSFFLAAELFEQDQRAALD, encoded by the coding sequence ATGCCGCACGATGTAGCGCCAGATTCTACCAAGAAGTCTACCCCTATCTCCCCAACGCCCCCCAACGATCGCGCAACGCAAGAGTACGTCGCTGCCCAAGACTACCTCTATGGCCGGATTAACTATGAAAAAATCGGGCATACTCCGTACAACCAGGGCAATTTCCGCTTGGATAGAATGCGGCAACTCCTGGAGTTGTTGGACGCGCCTCAGCGGGACTTCCCCATTATCCATGTCGCTGGCACCAAGGGGAAAGGCACTACAGCCACGCTCCTGGCCGATGGACTCCGCGGCTGTGGCCGGCGGGTCGGACTCTACTCCTCCCCTCACCTCCTTCATCTCGAAGAGCGCATACAGGTCCAAGCTCGTCCCTGCACTCCCGCCGATACGATCCAGCTGACCGATCAGGTTCGGCTGGCCGGCGAAACCCTAGAGCGCAGCGGTTGCGGGCTGCCGACCTTCTTTGAGTTGACCACCGCCATGGCCTTGCTGCATTTTTCGCAAAGCAAGGTGGACTGCGCCGTGCTGGAAGTCGGTTTGGGCGGTCGGCTCGATAGCACCAATGTCTGCACTCCCCTGTTGTCCATCATCACTTCCATTAGCTTGGATCACCAAGCACAGCTAGGCAACACGATCCGCGAGATCGCGGGGGAAAAAGCTGGCATCATCAAGCCCCACGTGCCTGTGATATGCACGGCCCGCCATCCCGAGGCGCGCGCCCGCATCGCTGAACAGGCTGCCGAATGCCAGGCGCCGCTATACCAATTGGAGCGAGATTTTTCATTGCAATGGGAACGTGTTCCCTGCTCCCCAGCTCACGCGGCTCCCTCCAACGCACCTCATGCCGTCATGGAATTCCTGGCTGAACAGCCCCCCTTGAGTGGACTCAACGGCACTCGCTGGCAGACCCAATTGTTGGGCCGGCATCAGGGTGACAACCTTGCCGGCGCTGTAGCGGCATGTGGACTGCTACGCCAGCTGGGATGGGATCTACCCGCTGCCCCCCTGCGAGCCGCGCTGGCTACCTCCCGCCCACGCGGCCGCTTGGAGACAGTGAACTGGCGACCACTTTCCATTATCGACACGGCCCACAATCCCGCCTCGATCGCAGCGGGGTTGCAGGCGTTGGCGGAGCATTTCCCTAAACGGTCCATTCGCGTCGTTCTAGCCACCAGTCAGGATAAAGATTTCCGGAGCATACTGCGGCTCTTGCTGCCCGCTTGCAAGAGCATCCATCTGACCGCGTTCCAGGGAAATCCGCGTGCCCTGCCCATCGAGGAATTGGAAAACGCCGCAACAGCGCTCAGGACTGAGCTGGCGGGAGAGAATTTAGCCCAACTCCACACCGCCCCAACGCCGGCGCTCGCCTGGGCGCAGGCGCAAGAGCTCACAGGTCCCCAAGAACTGGTTTACGGAACTGGCTCTTTCTTCCTGGCAGCAGAACTCTTCGAGCAAGACCAGCGGGCGGCACTGGATTAA
- a CDS encoding ABC transporter ATP-binding protein: protein MSASAAVETETSATPPVDTDVVIETRNLGKIYRDFWGRKKVSALKALDIEVKKGEIFGLLGPNGSGKSTTIKLIQGLLFPTSGRAFVFGKDARDVTKNERIGYLPEESYLYKFLNAEETLDFYGRLFDMPAELRRERSDQLIKMVGLHQARRRQLREYSKGMTRRIGLAQALINEPDLLILDEPTTGMDPIGSREMKDLIIRLRDAGKTILLCSHQLADVQDVCDRVAILHQGELRELGRVDSLLKVRDVTEVHATGLSDASKQKIADLIRSEGGEVVSLDNPTTTMEELFLDIVQDNRPGGRPASP from the coding sequence ATGAGTGCCTCTGCTGCTGTAGAAACCGAAACCTCTGCAACTCCACCCGTTGATACGGATGTGGTGATTGAAACTCGGAATTTGGGCAAGATTTACCGCGACTTCTGGGGGCGGAAGAAGGTCTCCGCCTTGAAGGCGTTGGATATCGAAGTCAAAAAGGGGGAGATCTTCGGTCTGTTGGGGCCGAACGGTTCCGGCAAGTCGACCACCATCAAGCTGATTCAGGGCTTGCTGTTCCCCACCTCTGGCCGGGCGTTTGTGTTTGGCAAAGATGCGCGGGACGTCACGAAGAACGAACGCATCGGATACTTGCCGGAAGAATCGTACCTGTACAAGTTTCTCAATGCTGAAGAGACGCTCGATTTCTACGGTCGTCTGTTTGACATGCCCGCCGAGTTGCGCCGCGAGCGATCGGACCAGCTGATCAAAATGGTGGGGCTGCATCAAGCTCGCCGTCGGCAATTGCGTGAATATTCCAAGGGGATGACGCGTCGGATCGGCTTAGCTCAGGCATTGATCAACGAACCTGATCTGCTGATTTTGGACGAGCCAACGACCGGCATGGACCCCATCGGTAGTCGCGAGATGAAGGATTTGATCATCCGACTCCGCGATGCTGGCAAAACCATTTTGCTGTGCTCGCACCAATTGGCCGACGTCCAAGACGTCTGCGATCGGGTAGCGATTCTGCACCAAGGCGAATTGCGGGAGCTGGGACGCGTGGACAGTCTGCTCAAAGTGCGCGACGTGACCGAGGTGCATGCCACCGGGTTGTCTGACGCTTCCAAGCAGAAGATTGCTGACTTGATTCGTAGCGAAGGGGGCGAGGTTGTTTCGCTCGATAATCCGACCACTACGATGGAAGAACTATTCTTGGACATCGTGCAAGATAACCGTCCCGGCGGCCGTCCAGCCTCCCCTTGA
- a CDS encoding ABC transporter permease — protein sequence MRIEKDQMWGYFEWLFLHFGLLQGVLVAVALAALGFIACYLVSMARYGPGEAFYNVTRVIYELLARDLPGTSLRRIYALGRLAFQEAIRRRVIVVMAVFVVGLLFAGWFLDTNADDVGQLYISFVMTGTSYLVLLLGLFLSCFSLPTDIKSKTIQTIATKPVRCTEIILGRIFGFAAVGTVLLLGMGVLSYVFVVRGIQHAHEIEELAEGGLTGTTTYDGRHAHTFEMVRNEDGSLVGTTDEQKGHRHVVTAREVNGEMQYTVGPPEGLLNARIPVFGSLSFADRSGNPVRTGLNVGYESEYQSYIEGNSLMSATWRFRGVTPSRFNGGDTLPIELSLKAFRTFKGDIVTGVQGEVILKHPDGRVESERRPFIVREFALDRIELPRKMSGSRDSVPTEVDIFDDLVDENGELDVVIRCRDPGQYFGMAAPDLYLRAGDSTFGWNMFKGFLGIWMQMLLIICLGVMFSTFLSGPVAMVATMTCLVLGFFGGLSLDVASGTIPGGGPIESLIRIPLQTGAMVELDLGNKPLETTIQLADQGIMYTMFSVFKAIPSFGQFNTSEYVAYGFNIFGGLVARHLTMTFAYFVLTSTIAYFFLKTREIAAA from the coding sequence ATGCGAATCGAAAAAGACCAAATGTGGGGCTACTTTGAGTGGCTCTTCTTGCATTTCGGGCTGCTCCAGGGAGTGCTGGTTGCCGTTGCTTTGGCAGCCCTTGGCTTCATCGCTTGCTACCTTGTCTCCATGGCCCGCTACGGACCCGGCGAAGCGTTTTACAACGTGACTCGGGTCATCTATGAGTTGTTGGCCCGCGACTTGCCTGGAACTAGCCTGCGTCGCATCTATGCACTGGGGCGGCTTGCGTTCCAGGAGGCCATTCGCCGCCGTGTCATCGTTGTGATGGCTGTGTTTGTGGTCGGCTTGCTGTTTGCCGGGTGGTTTCTGGATACCAACGCCGACGACGTGGGGCAGTTGTACATCAGCTTTGTGATGACCGGTACGAGCTACCTTGTGCTGTTGCTGGGATTGTTCCTGAGCTGCTTTAGTCTGCCAACGGACATCAAGTCAAAGACGATTCAAACGATCGCGACCAAGCCGGTACGCTGTACGGAAATCATCCTGGGGCGAATCTTCGGCTTTGCCGCCGTCGGCACGGTGCTGTTGCTTGGGATGGGAGTCTTGAGTTACGTGTTTGTTGTACGGGGAATACAACACGCTCACGAAATCGAGGAGCTCGCCGAAGGCGGATTGACGGGGACCACGACTTACGACGGTCGTCACGCGCATACCTTTGAAATGGTGCGCAACGAGGATGGAAGCTTGGTGGGAACCACCGATGAGCAGAAGGGGCATCGCCATGTTGTCACTGCTCGCGAAGTCAACGGGGAAATGCAATACACCGTTGGGCCGCCGGAGGGCTTGCTGAATGCTCGGATTCCCGTCTTCGGATCGCTGTCCTTTGCCGACCGTAGCGGAAACCCAGTGCGGACGGGATTGAACGTCGGCTATGAATCGGAATACCAGTCTTACATCGAGGGGAATTCCCTGATGTCGGCGACTTGGCGATTCCGTGGCGTCACCCCGTCGCGTTTCAACGGCGGAGATACCTTGCCCATCGAGCTGAGTCTCAAAGCGTTTCGAACGTTCAAGGGCGATATCGTTACTGGGGTTCAGGGTGAAGTCATCCTGAAGCATCCCGATGGACGAGTCGAAAGCGAACGCCGCCCCTTCATCGTTCGTGAATTCGCACTCGACCGAATTGAGTTGCCACGCAAAATGTCGGGATCTCGCGATAGTGTACCGACCGAAGTTGACATCTTCGATGATTTGGTAGACGAGAATGGAGAGCTGGATGTGGTGATTCGCTGCCGAGACCCTGGACAATATTTTGGGATGGCGGCGCCCGACTTGTACCTCCGAGCCGGCGACAGCACCTTTGGCTGGAATATGTTCAAGGGCTTCCTCGGTATCTGGATGCAGATGCTGCTGATCATTTGCCTAGGAGTGATGTTTAGCACATTCCTAAGTGGTCCGGTGGCCATGGTGGCCACGATGACCTGTCTGGTGTTGGGCTTCTTCGGAGGCTTGTCGCTGGACGTCGCCAGCGGGACGATTCCGGGCGGTGGCCCGATCGAGTCGCTCATTCGGATCCCGCTGCAAACGGGAGCCATGGTCGAGCTGGATTTAGGAAACAAGCCGCTTGAGACCACCATTCAGCTGGCTGACCAGGGAATCATGTACACGATGTTTTCTGTCTTCAAAGCGATTCCAAGTTTTGGACAATTCAACACGTCAGAGTATGTAGCTTACGGATTTAATATCTTCGGCGGCCTCGTGGCACGCCACTTAACGATGACGTTTGCCTACTTTGTCTTGACCAGCACTATTGCTTACTTCTTCCTCAAGACGCGGGAGATCGCGGCAGCATGA
- a CDS encoding DUF1559 domain-containing protein — protein MVISKGGLREKRRPGFTLIELLVVIAIVGILVGLLLPAVQTARESARRLACQNNLKQLGLAAQNFEAAFQRFPTGFDGPAQANLNTDFRWWDDYSSFPNVGTLVFIMPFMELGAVSQPFSDYRDLNLDKTYHHAALGQLGRYSSWWSNANSATPLWNPYGQYRIGTLLCPSDDAYSNTEGEVIMTATWTGADGGGRVGLLPFSTRTEAGRTNYLGVTGQMGGHVTTGYYGKRRGIFGNRSKCKFASMTDGSSNILMFGEVTGVYADWDSFEKRTGRVRSYLWTHNGLPTELHDPWYREYTTWGHQYLFSSMHAGGASNWNLADGSVRTMTDSLDFKTFLNMSGIADGAVVTHPE, from the coding sequence ATGGTGATAAGCAAAGGCGGCTTGCGTGAAAAACGCCGGCCTGGTTTTACCCTGATTGAATTGCTAGTCGTGATTGCAATCGTGGGAATTCTAGTTGGCTTGCTACTTCCTGCCGTGCAGACCGCTCGAGAGTCCGCGCGTCGCCTAGCCTGTCAAAATAATCTCAAGCAGTTGGGGCTCGCTGCACAGAACTTTGAAGCTGCTTTTCAAAGGTTTCCAACTGGCTTTGATGGGCCAGCTCAAGCCAATTTGAATACCGATTTTCGATGGTGGGACGATTACAGTTCGTTTCCCAATGTCGGCACGCTGGTGTTCATCATGCCCTTCATGGAGCTGGGAGCTGTCAGTCAACCGTTCAGTGACTATCGGGATTTGAACCTCGACAAGACCTACCACCATGCGGCTCTCGGCCAACTCGGTAGATACTCCAGTTGGTGGAGCAATGCCAACTCGGCCACTCCTCTTTGGAACCCCTACGGTCAGTACCGCATTGGGACCCTTCTGTGCCCTTCGGATGACGCGTATAGTAACACCGAGGGGGAGGTGATTATGACCGCGACTTGGACAGGTGCGGATGGTGGTGGGCGTGTTGGCTTGCTTCCGTTCAGTACCCGTACCGAAGCGGGGCGCACCAATTATCTAGGTGTCACTGGGCAGATGGGGGGGCATGTCACGACCGGTTATTACGGAAAACGCCGCGGGATTTTTGGCAATCGCAGCAAATGCAAATTCGCATCCATGACGGATGGTTCGTCCAATATTTTGATGTTCGGCGAAGTGACCGGCGTATATGCCGACTGGGATTCGTTTGAGAAGCGAACTGGTCGCGTGCGGTCGTACCTCTGGACGCACAACGGCTTGCCGACAGAATTGCACGATCCCTGGTATCGGGAATACACCACCTGGGGACACCAATATCTCTTTTCCAGTATGCATGCTGGCGGCGCAAGCAATTGGAATCTGGCAGATGGATCGGTGCGCACCATGACGGATTCTCTCGATTTTAAGACATTCCTGAATATGTCGGGAATTGCCGATGGAGCCGTGGTAACGCACCCAGAATGA